The genomic stretch AATTTCAAAAGGCTTCGAATTGAAGCACGTCTTTTTTTCTGTTCTGCAATCAGTTGACACATCACAGCTTTACTGATACAACAACAGCAACCGACATGTATCTATCGAATTTTAGCCTCAGATAAAACCAACAGATCTATACCGCGCTAGCAGCTAGTATCCATTGTAGCCACCAGATCTATCTCGGCGGCGCACGACAAGAGCGGAAAAAAAAACTGAAAGAGAGCGGGGGAAGGGATAGATCGTACCTAGGTCCCCGCCGCGTCGCGCGGAGGAGCAGTCGGAGTGGCGCGCGGCGAGGTCGGCGAAGTTGGCCTGGCTGGAGAGGATCTGGTTGCGGAGGTCGAGGAGGAGCGCGGCGGCGTCGGCCCGCGTGGTGGCGGAGATGACGCGGCCGTCGGGGTCCTTCCAGGAGGCCTTGCGGCGGGAACcctggtgcttgatgaggatgtGCGACGCCCGCACCGTCTCCCCGTCTCCTCCTGCCGCCGCCGACATCGTGCGCTGCGCTCGGTTCGGGAGGACAGACGACTGACGAGGGCTTCCTACGAGTGGCGGCTACAAACAAACAAGCACAACAAGGAAAATGAGATGGGATCACTTCTCCCTGTGTAGATAAATTAAGTGTCGTACTTAAAAAGCTAACATGAAAATGGTAATTTAAAAAACATTTGAGATATTTAGTTCAACCAATCAAAATGATTGATTAAGAAAGCCAACAACACCTAAAAGAGAGCTAATTATTAGAATTCAAGTAGTTTCTCATATTGAGTGCTCTCATGCAATCAATGAAAAAataaagaagcaagccaaccacaacaaaagATAAtacacttgatcattagtggttcacattttatatgggtgaagaatgaatttTATCATTAATGATTGGTCTTcgtcaagcttataattggacttcacattactATTTCGGAGCTTAATTGGAATCAAATGACTATCATCTACTCTAagatagcaaatgtatcattgtaatgtgcataatCATTTCACCCATCACTAGTatacggttagtgcatatagtacatgctttatagatcatgcattacaaataaaattttaaaattcatagccatccactattgcttgaatggttgATTGATCAAGTGATAGTGTATgggtttgttcatgagctagtgaacccaaataCTTAATTtattttggattgccaacaagtgacaagtacaacctcgataagataacTGCTTaatgtgtgtgaagaagcttagagagggttcaaaccagacttagaAGCTTAGACAAATC from Miscanthus floridulus cultivar M001 unplaced genomic scaffold, ASM1932011v1 fs_721_1_2, whole genome shotgun sequence encodes the following:
- the LOC136532827 gene encoding peptidyl-prolyl cis-trans isomerase Pin1-like, with translation MSAAAGGDGETVRASHILIKHQGSRRKASWKDPDGRVISATTRADAAALLLDLRNQILSSQANFADLAARHSDCSSARRGGDLGTFGRKQMQKPFEDATYALKVGELSEIVGH